The DNA sequence TTATTATATTCAAAAGAGCAGTCTCTATAAGCTGTGCCTGCATTATAGGAGCAATCACTTTTACCAGCGGTTCTCTAGGGAATATAACACTGCCCTCAGGTATAGCATAGATATCACCTGTAAATTTAAAATCTCTCAAATACTCCAAGAAATTATCTTTAAACAATTTTGTCTTTCTGAGATATTCTATATCTTCATCATCAAAATGCAGATTTTTTACATAATCAATTACTTGATCAAGTCCTGCACATATGGCATATCCATTTTTATTAGGATTTGATCTGTAAAACATATCAAAAATCACTGTTTCATTTGCATTGTTTTCCAAATAGTAGCCCTGCATCATTGTAAGCTCATACAAGTCAGTCAATAATGTCAAATTTCTTTTATTCATTCTCTATTCCATCCTTTTTTTGCAACTACCTAAGTCTTTGTATATCAATCTATGCTTTATTTACTATATTGTCAAGTTAATTAATTTAAAACTAAGATTAATCACCTATTTTCATCAAATAATATTAGTCCACCTTTTCTTCTGTGTCCGGTATTCCATAATTCTCTAAAATCAAACCATCTATAGCTACCATAACTTACCACCTTTACCATGAATTTTTCTCCATCTTCTTCATAGCCTGTAAGCAGAAACCAATGCCATACAAAATCTTTAAACCTAGGATTTTTATGCATTAGTACAAGCATAGGTATTGGAAATTCCTTATCTATCTGAGATTTCACTATACTGATGGCATCTTCTATGGAATTATCTCCCGAAAACTCTGACAGCCTTATACTTTCCTCATCAATGTCATTTAAAAAGTCTCTAATACCGTCCACATAAATCTCCAATCTATCTATACCTGTCCATCTAGGTCTAAGATATGGCTTTACATCATTTGAAAAATCCACATAATCAAGTGCTCTGACAGTTTCAATTTCATAAGGATAAAGCTTATCTTTACCAAGATACTTTCTCATATAGATAAAACTATCACATGCCGTTACACAGGCACATCCACCCTTATTCATCCAAAGATTCTTAAAGTCCTCCTGATTCCAACCATATTTACCATCAATGTAAAAATAATCCAACTCTCTCTTCATATTCTTTCTCAAACCTTTACACATATAAAAAGTTACAGTTTGGCAAAACCTTAATATATTAAAGTTATCAACCAAACTGTAACCATTCTTCTAGAATTTATAAATCATCCTCATCAAATAATTCTTCAAACTCTTCCTCATCAAGAAGCTCGTCAAAAGCCTCTGCTACTATCTCATATTCCTCATCAGTTTCTATATTTGTAAGTTCAGGCTGACCTTCTTTGGTCTCTGAATATCTGTAAAGATATACTGTACCTTCATCATTATCATCCTCAGGCATTACAGCAATATACTCTCTGTCTCCGGCACTGAAGATATTGAGTACAACGCACTCAAGGACTGTATCATCCTCAAGTGTTATAGAAACTGATACATTACCTTCTTCTACTATACCGTTTTCAAATAAATTCTTATCGTCCATAGCTCTCCTTTATTTAACTTGACTGTTAAGGAAGTTCAAAACTTCCACCTTATCCTTGATTAATTGACTCTTAAGTGTATCCAAGCTGTCAAACTTTATCTCCGGTCTTATATATTTATAAAGATACACCTCTATCTCTCTACCATAAAGAGTTGCATCAAAATTGTAAAGATATGTTTCAACTCTTGCAATATGATCTCTCTTATCATTTTCAATACTTGGATTTGAACCTACATTTGTAAGTCCCAGATAAAATGTGTCATCATCTCCAATTCTTACTCTTGAAGCATAAACTCCGGATTTTGGCAAATGCTTCTGACTTGAAGGAAATATATTCAATGTAGGGAAACCTATTTTTGCACCAAGCTTGTTTCCCTCTTCTACGATACCACTAAT is a window from the Lachnoanaerobaculum umeaense genome containing:
- a CDS encoding DUF1292 domain-containing protein; amino-acid sequence: MDDKNLFENGIVEEGNVSVSITLEDDTVLECVVLNIFSAGDREYIAVMPEDDNDEGTVYLYRYSETKEGQPELTNIETDEEYEIVAEAFDELLDEEEFEELFDEDDL